One window from the genome of Desulforamulus ruminis DSM 2154 encodes:
- a CDS encoding RidA family protein: MHVKKFISTDQAPAAIGPYSQAISFGPLLFTSGQIPIDPATGKIVTGNIQAQARQCLENVKAILGAAGIGMEQVVKATVFVKDMQDFEKINEVYGEYFPCPAPARSLVEVSRLPRDVGIEIEVIAAQGHGHGHGQGSSSGGGCGCGGER, translated from the coding sequence ATGCATGTAAAAAAATTCATCAGCACCGACCAGGCCCCTGCAGCCATCGGTCCCTATTCCCAGGCCATCAGTTTTGGCCCTTTGCTTTTTACCTCGGGGCAAATTCCCATTGACCCGGCCACCGGAAAAATTGTTACCGGGAACATTCAGGCTCAAGCCCGTCAGTGCCTGGAGAATGTCAAGGCCATTCTGGGGGCCGCCGGGATCGGCATGGAGCAGGTGGTGAAGGCCACGGTTTTTGTGAAAGACATGCAGGATTTTGAAAAAATTAATGAAGTTTACGGAGAATATTTTCCCTGCCCCGCCCCGGCCCGCTCCCTGGTAGAGGTATCCCGCCTGCCCCGGGATGTGGGCATTGAAATTGAAGTGATCGCAGCTCAAGGACACGGACATGGTCACGGCCAAGGGTCCTCTTCCGGCGGGGGTTGCGGTTGTGGAGGAGAAAGATAG
- the gatC gene encoding Asp-tRNA(Asn)/Glu-tRNA(Gln) amidotransferase subunit GatC has translation MISKQDVEHVALLGRLELTEEEKELYTQQLNKILDAAKALQELDTENVPPTAHVLSLQNVFREDRVGEHIDPEKALSNAPDRDENFFKVPKIV, from the coding sequence TTGATTAGCAAGCAAGATGTGGAACACGTGGCCCTTTTAGGCCGTTTGGAACTCACCGAAGAAGAAAAAGAGTTGTATACCCAACAGTTGAATAAAATACTGGATGCGGCCAAAGCCCTGCAGGAACTGGATACGGAAAATGTGCCCCCTACCGCCCATGTACTGTCCCTGCAAAATGTTTTCAGGGAAGACCGGGTTGGTGAGCACATAGATCCTGAGAAGGCGTTGAGCAACGCGCCGGACCGGGATGAGAACTTCTTTAAAGTCCCGAAAATCGTTTAG
- the gatA gene encoding Asp-tRNA(Asn)/Glu-tRNA(Gln) amidotransferase subunit GatA: MDLCQLTAHELHDKLQKKEISAVEIASSVFKRVDQVEEKVKSYLTITRDQAIEKAEEVDRKIASGEKIGPLEGIPVAIKDNMCTEGVRTTCASKILYNFVPPYTATVVEKVHRAGMVMAGKTNMDEFAMGSSTENSGFQLTRNPWDLERVPGGSSGGSASAVAAGEAIISLGSDTGGSIRQPASFCGVVGLKPTYGAVSRYGLVAFASSLDQIGPFTRDVTDMAQMLNVICGHDPMDSTSANVQQSDYTQFLVNDIKGLKIGVPREYMADGIDPGVKERMKEAMGKLTELGAWVEETSMPHTDYAMPAYYLIATAEASSNLARYDGVRYGLRVEDAEDVVDMFMRSRSQGFGTEVKRRIMLGTYSLSAGYYDAYYLKALKVRTLIKRDFDRAFEKYDLLLSPASPSTAFKIGEMVNDPIQMYLQDICTIPVNLAGIPAVSIPCGLVNNLPVGLQFMGRAFDEGTLLRAAYTLEQNTGWTRIAPEL; encoded by the coding sequence TTGGATCTCTGCCAGTTAACTGCCCACGAGCTTCATGATAAGCTGCAGAAAAAAGAAATATCCGCCGTTGAAATTGCCTCATCGGTGTTTAAACGGGTGGATCAGGTTGAAGAAAAAGTAAAATCCTATCTGACCATTACCCGGGACCAGGCCATAGAAAAGGCGGAAGAAGTAGACCGCAAAATTGCCTCCGGGGAAAAGATCGGCCCCCTAGAGGGGATTCCCGTAGCCATCAAAGATAATATGTGCACTGAAGGGGTCCGCACCACCTGCGCCTCCAAAATATTGTACAATTTTGTTCCCCCCTACACCGCCACGGTGGTGGAAAAGGTTCACCGTGCCGGTATGGTAATGGCAGGCAAGACCAACATGGATGAGTTTGCCATGGGTTCCTCCACGGAAAATTCCGGATTTCAACTGACCCGTAACCCCTGGGACCTGGAGCGGGTTCCCGGCGGTTCCAGCGGCGGGTCCGCCTCCGCCGTGGCCGCAGGGGAAGCCATTATCTCCCTGGGCTCAGATACCGGTGGTTCCATCCGGCAGCCGGCTTCCTTTTGCGGTGTGGTTGGTTTAAAGCCCACCTACGGCGCCGTTTCCCGTTACGGCTTGGTGGCTTTTGCCTCTTCTCTGGATCAGATTGGTCCCTTTACCCGGGATGTAACGGATATGGCCCAGATGCTCAATGTGATTTGCGGCCACGATCCCATGGACAGCACCTCGGCCAATGTACAGCAGTCGGACTATACCCAATTTCTGGTTAACGATATTAAAGGACTGAAAATCGGCGTGCCCCGGGAATATATGGCCGACGGCATTGACCCCGGGGTAAAGGAACGCATGAAGGAGGCCATGGGCAAACTAACGGAGTTGGGCGCCTGGGTGGAAGAAACCAGCATGCCCCACACCGATTACGCCATGCCGGCCTACTACCTGATTGCCACCGCCGAGGCCAGTTCCAACCTGGCCCGTTATGACGGGGTTCGTTATGGTCTGCGGGTGGAGGATGCCGAGGATGTGGTGGACATGTTCATGCGCAGCCGCAGCCAGGGTTTTGGCACCGAAGTAAAGCGCCGGATTATGCTGGGGACCTACTCTTTGTCGGCGGGCTACTACGATGCCTATTACCTGAAAGCCCTCAAAGTACGCACCCTGATTAAGAGAGATTTTGACCGGGCCTTTGAAAAATACGATCTGCTGTTAAGTCCCGCCTCTCCCAGTACGGCCTTTAAAATTGGCGAGATGGTGAACGATCCCATCCAAATGTATTTACAGGACATTTGCACCATTCCTGTAAACCTGGCCGGCATTCCTGCCGTCTCCATCCCCTGCGGGCTGGTGAACAACCTGCCGGTGGGCCTGCAGTTCATGGGCCGGGCCTTTGATGAAGGAACGCTGCTTAGGGCAGCCTACACCCTGGAGCAAAATACCGGCTGGACCCGGATAGCACCGGAATTATAA